The following are encoded together in the Flavihumibacter fluvii genome:
- the rfbB gene encoding dTDP-glucose 4,6-dehydratase, producing MSDFSKTILITGGAGFIGSHVVRLFVNKYPGYRIVNLDALTYAGNLENLVDVQSAPNYIFEKGDITDEARMQQLFDLYGFDGVIHLAAESHVDRSILDPLQFVRTNVLGTVNLLNVARKSWNGKFAGKRFYHVSTDEVYGSLGETGFFTEQTAYDPRSPYSASKASSDHFVMAYFHTYHLPVVMSNCSNNYGSHHFPEKLIPLMINNIKNKKPLPVYGKGENVRDWLWVNDHARAIDVIYHQGKDGEKYNVGGFNEWKNIDLVHLLCTIMDKKLNRQPGESASLITYVTDRPGHDLRYAIDATRLNRELGWTPSLQFEEGLEKTVDWYLANEEWINHVTSGDYKKYYEALYDQR from the coding sequence ATGAGTGATTTTTCAAAAACAATATTGATCACCGGTGGCGCCGGTTTCATTGGTTCGCATGTCGTGCGGCTATTTGTAAATAAATATCCCGGTTACAGGATTGTGAACCTCGATGCCTTAACCTATGCCGGCAACCTGGAAAACCTGGTAGATGTTCAGTCCGCGCCAAATTACATCTTCGAAAAGGGCGATATTACGGATGAGGCCAGGATGCAACAGCTTTTTGATCTGTATGGATTTGACGGGGTTATTCACCTTGCAGCAGAAAGTCATGTTGACCGCAGCATTCTTGATCCTTTGCAATTTGTTAGAACGAATGTCCTGGGGACCGTTAACCTTTTGAATGTGGCCAGGAAATCCTGGAACGGTAAGTTCGCCGGCAAAAGGTTTTACCATGTTTCTACCGATGAAGTGTATGGATCATTGGGTGAAACCGGCTTTTTTACAGAGCAGACCGCCTATGATCCCCGTTCTCCCTATTCGGCTTCAAAAGCTTCATCCGATCATTTTGTGATGGCTTATTTCCATACTTATCATTTGCCGGTTGTCATGAGCAACTGCTCCAACAATTATGGGTCACATCATTTTCCGGAAAAACTCATCCCGCTGATGATTAATAATATCAAGAACAAAAAACCACTGCCTGTTTATGGCAAGGGTGAGAATGTCCGGGACTGGTTATGGGTAAACGACCATGCCCGGGCCATTGATGTTATTTACCACCAGGGTAAGGATGGCGAAAAATACAATGTGGGTGGGTTTAATGAATGGAAAAATATTGACCTGGTACACCTGTTGTGTACAATCATGGATAAAAAACTGAATCGCCAGCCTGGCGAATCGGCAAGTTTGATTACCTATGTTACTGATCGCCCGGGTCATGACCTTCGCTATGCAATCGATGCCACCCGCCTCAACAGGGAATTGGGCTGGACCCCCTCGCTGCAGTTTGAGGAGGGCCTGGAAAAAACCGTGGATTGGTACCTGGCCAATGAGGAATGGATCAACCATGTTACCAGTGGTGATTATAAAAAATATTACGAAGCATTATACGACCAACGATAA
- a CDS encoding nucleotide sugar dehydrogenase, protein MKIYQDLTEKKEKLAVIGLGYVGLPLALEFAKKLSVIGFDINTRRVEMMRNAVDPSKEVSADEFKDRDIIFTDDLEVLRTAKFYIVAVPTPVDKYNVPDLKPLVGSSTTVGKVLKQGDYVVYESTTYPGCTEEDCLPILEKVSGLKLGNDFKLGYSPERINPGDKKNTLRTVVKVASGSDAEAAEEIAKTYELVVDAGVHRAPSIKVAEASKIVENTQRDMNIALMNELSLIFDRMGINTYDVIEAAGTKWNFLKFQPGLVGGHCIGVDPYYLTHKAASLGYQSRVIAASRYINDDMAKYLARKIIKYVLRNSDNPRVLVKGVTFKENVSDIRNSKIVDTVEELLAFNIHVDVEDPYAEHAEVKEEYGLQLTRNAGKDYDAVIITVPHAPYCKLDDAYFAGITRDHGVVVDLKGIYKGKISSRVYWSL, encoded by the coding sequence ATGAAAATTTACCAGGACCTTACTGAAAAAAAAGAAAAACTGGCCGTTATCGGCCTTGGGTATGTGGGTTTACCACTTGCGCTTGAGTTTGCGAAGAAATTATCGGTGATTGGTTTCGATATCAACACCCGCAGGGTGGAAATGATGCGAAATGCCGTCGATCCAAGTAAAGAAGTGTCTGCAGATGAATTCAAAGACCGTGATATTATATTTACCGATGACCTGGAAGTGTTGCGTACAGCAAAATTTTATATCGTGGCTGTTCCAACCCCCGTTGATAAATATAATGTACCGGACCTGAAACCCCTTGTAGGCTCATCTACCACTGTTGGCAAGGTGTTGAAGCAAGGTGATTACGTGGTATATGAATCAACTACCTATCCGGGTTGTACAGAGGAAGATTGCCTGCCCATCCTTGAAAAAGTATCGGGACTGAAACTGGGCAATGATTTTAAACTGGGCTATTCACCGGAGAGGATTAATCCGGGTGATAAAAAAAATACCTTAAGGACTGTTGTTAAAGTTGCTTCCGGGAGTGATGCAGAAGCCGCTGAGGAAATAGCTAAAACCTATGAATTGGTTGTTGACGCCGGCGTACACCGTGCACCTTCCATCAAAGTGGCAGAAGCAAGTAAAATTGTAGAGAATACGCAGCGCGATATGAATATTGCCCTGATGAATGAACTATCGCTGATTTTCGATCGCATGGGTATCAATACCTATGATGTGATCGAAGCAGCAGGGACGAAATGGAATTTCCTGAAGTTTCAACCTGGATTGGTTGGTGGCCATTGTATTGGTGTTGACCCGTATTACCTTACACATAAGGCAGCTTCATTGGGCTACCAGTCAAGGGTAATCGCTGCCAGCCGCTATATCAACGATGATATGGCAAAATACCTCGCCAGGAAGATCATTAAATATGTATTAAGGAATTCTGATAACCCACGGGTCCTGGTAAAAGGTGTAACCTTTAAGGAAAACGTAAGTGATATACGCAACTCAAAAATTGTAGATACTGTTGAAGAACTGCTGGCCTTTAACATCCACGTTGATGTGGAAGACCCTTATGCTGAACATGCGGAAGTGAAAGAGGAATATGGCCTGCAGTTAACCCGTAATGCGGGTAAGGATTATGATGCAGTCATTATTACTGTACCGCATGCACCATACTGCAAATTGGACGATGCTTACTTTGCCGGCATCACCAGGGACCATGGTGTGGTGGTTGACCTGAAAGGAATTTATAAAGGCAAAATTTCATCAAGGGTTTATTGGAGTTTATAA
- a CDS encoding UDP-glucuronic acid decarboxylase family protein gives MAAKRVLITGAAGFLGSHLCDRFIKEGFQVIGMDNLITGDLRNIEHLFKLEQFEFYHHDVTKFIHVPGELDYILHFASPASPIDYLKIPIQTLKVGALGTHNCLGLAKAKNARMLVASTSEVYGDPLVHPQTEDYWGNVNPVGPRGVYDESKRFMESITMAYHTFHQLETRIIRIFNTYGPRMRLNDGRALPAFIGQALRGEDLTVFGDGSQTRSFCYVDDLVEGIYRLLLSDYTQPVNIGNPDEITLKEFAEEIIKLTGTTQKIIYKPLPTDDPKQRKPDITRAKNLLGWEPKVGRAEGVKITYEYFKSLPKEELYKQPKEFKSLH, from the coding sequence ATGGCTGCAAAAAGAGTTTTGATCACGGGTGCCGCAGGTTTTCTGGGATCACATTTGTGCGATCGTTTCATTAAGGAGGGATTCCAGGTAATTGGGATGGATAACCTGATCACGGGTGACCTACGGAATATCGAACACCTGTTCAAACTGGAACAATTTGAATTCTACCACCATGATGTGACCAAATTCATCCATGTTCCCGGGGAATTGGATTATATCCTGCATTTTGCCTCTCCTGCCAGTCCGATCGATTACCTGAAAATACCTATCCAAACGCTTAAAGTGGGTGCATTAGGCACCCATAATTGCCTGGGATTGGCCAAAGCCAAGAATGCAAGGATGCTGGTGGCCTCAACTTCTGAAGTATATGGTGATCCATTGGTTCATCCCCAAACTGAAGATTACTGGGGAAATGTAAACCCGGTAGGCCCCCGTGGTGTGTATGATGAATCAAAAAGGTTCATGGAGTCGATCACTATGGCATACCATACCTTCCACCAGTTGGAAACACGTATCATCCGTATCTTTAATACCTATGGTCCGCGGATGCGGTTGAACGATGGCCGGGCATTGCCTGCTTTTATTGGCCAGGCTTTACGGGGCGAAGACCTCACGGTTTTTGGGGATGGTTCTCAAACCCGTTCATTTTGCTATGTAGATGACCTGGTAGAGGGTATCTACCGGTTATTGTTAAGTGATTACACGCAACCTGTCAATATTGGTAACCCCGATGAAATTACCCTGAAGGAATTCGCTGAAGAAATTATCAAACTCACGGGAACCACCCAGAAAATAATCTATAAACCTTTGCCAACAGATGACCCAAAGCAAAGGAAACCAGATATTACAAGGGCTAAAAACCTGCTTGGCTGGGAACCTAAAGTCGGCAGGGCAGAAGGTGTGAAGATCACCTATGAATATTTTAAATCCTTACCCAAAGAAGAACTCTATAAACAACCTAAGGAATTTAAAAGCTTACACTAA
- a CDS encoding UDP-glucose dehydrogenase family protein, producing the protein MKIAVVGTGYVGLVTGTCFAETGNDVICVDIDRRKVDMLTSGEITIYEPGLEKLFLRNLKEGRLKFTTNLADGIKEAQIIFLALPTPPGEDGSADLKYVLGVAEDIGKLMTDYKVLVDKSTVPVGTAEKVRQAVAKNYSGEFDVVSNPEFLREGVAVEDFMKPDRVVIGTDSQRGRKLMGELYSPFVRSGNPVIYMDERSAELTKYAANSFLATKISFMNEIAQLCERLNADVDMVRLGIGSDDRIGKRFLFPGIGYGGSCFPKDVQALAKSSSEADYEFQILAAVMNVNERQKSHLFTKIKSYYKGNLQGRHFALWGLAFKPNTDDIREAPALYLIDELLAAGATVTAFDPEAMKNVQQVYGEKIRFSDNQYDALQDADALIIATEWNEFRTPDFLKIVTLLKAKTIFDGRNLFDINAIANLGFHYESIGRKPVIPNNN; encoded by the coding sequence ATGAAAATTGCTGTAGTTGGAACCGGGTATGTTGGACTTGTTACCGGAACCTGTTTTGCTGAAACAGGAAATGATGTGATCTGTGTTGACATTGATCGCCGTAAAGTTGATATGCTGACCAGTGGTGAAATTACCATTTATGAACCCGGATTAGAGAAGCTTTTCCTCAGGAATTTAAAAGAAGGCCGGTTGAAATTTACAACCAACCTGGCTGATGGAATTAAGGAAGCCCAAATCATTTTCCTTGCTTTACCCACACCTCCCGGGGAGGATGGCTCAGCAGATTTAAAATATGTATTGGGTGTTGCCGAAGACATCGGAAAACTGATGACCGATTACAAGGTCCTCGTAGATAAAAGTACAGTCCCAGTGGGTACTGCAGAAAAGGTTCGCCAGGCCGTTGCAAAAAATTATTCCGGCGAATTTGACGTGGTATCCAATCCGGAATTTTTGCGTGAAGGTGTAGCTGTAGAGGATTTCATGAAACCCGACAGGGTGGTAATCGGGACAGACTCACAACGGGGCCGCAAACTGATGGGCGAACTGTATTCCCCGTTCGTTCGTTCCGGTAACCCGGTCATTTATATGGATGAACGTTCAGCAGAACTGACCAAATATGCAGCCAATTCATTCCTGGCCACAAAGATCTCTTTCATGAATGAGATCGCACAATTATGTGAGCGGCTGAATGCTGACGTGGATATGGTGCGGCTGGGTATTGGCAGCGATGACAGGATTGGCAAAAGGTTTTTATTTCCCGGCATCGGTTATGGTGGCAGTTGTTTTCCGAAAGATGTCCAGGCCCTGGCCAAATCATCCAGTGAAGCTGATTATGAATTCCAGATCCTTGCTGCCGTGATGAATGTGAATGAAAGGCAGAAATCACACCTCTTTACAAAAATTAAAAGCTATTACAAGGGTAATTTACAAGGCCGGCACTTTGCCTTATGGGGCCTGGCTTTTAAGCCCAATACGGATGATATACGGGAAGCCCCGGCGCTTTACCTGATCGACGAATTGCTCGCCGCAGGTGCCACTGTAACCGCATTTGACCCTGAAGCGATGAAGAATGTCCAACAGGTGTACGGTGAAAAGATCAGGTTTTCAGACAACCAGTACGATGCCTTGCAAGATGCCGATGCCCTCATTATTGCCACCGAATGGAACGAATTCAGGACACCTGATTTCCTTAAAATTGTCACGCTGCTGAAAGCTAAAACAATATTTGATGGCAGAAACCTGTTTGATATAAATGCAATTGCTAACCTGGGCTTTCATTATGAAAGTATTGGCCGTAAACCAGTAATACCAAATAATAATTAA
- a CDS encoding DegT/DnrJ/EryC1/StrS family aminotransferase, with protein sequence MQPIQMVDLKQQYQHIKQEVDAAIHEVIDTASFINGKAVQDFSAALAGYLSAKHVIPCANGTDALQIAMMSLDLQPGDEVITPSFTYIATTEVVALLKLKPVFVDVDPKTFCIDPAAIERAITPKTKAIVPVHLYGQAADMEAIMAIADKYRLAVIEDNAQAIGSDFYFSDGHKQKTGTIGTIGCTSFFPSKNLGCYGDGGAICTNDDALADKIRKIANHGQSVRYYHDIVGCNSRLDSIQAAVLNIKLPRLDQYIDARRKAADFYDQAFAGQPKITVPFRAPNNKHVFHQYTLQLEGVDRDALNAFLAEQQVPSMIYYPVPAHRQKMFAASGAADYILPVTDWLTKRVISLPMHTELSQEQLTYICSKVLEFIK encoded by the coding sequence ATGCAGCCCATTCAAATGGTAGACCTGAAGCAGCAGTACCAGCATATTAAGCAGGAAGTTGATGCTGCGATCCATGAAGTGATTGATACCGCTTCCTTCATCAATGGTAAGGCCGTACAGGATTTCAGTGCTGCTTTAGCAGGGTACCTTTCCGCAAAACACGTGATCCCCTGTGCCAATGGTACAGATGCCCTCCAGATCGCTATGATGTCCCTTGACCTGCAACCGGGTGACGAGGTGATCACGCCTTCCTTTACGTATATAGCCACAACAGAAGTGGTGGCTTTACTTAAACTGAAACCGGTTTTTGTTGATGTCGATCCAAAGACATTTTGCATAGATCCGGCAGCTATTGAAAGAGCGATAACGCCAAAAACAAAGGCCATTGTTCCCGTGCACTTATACGGCCAGGCCGCTGATATGGAAGCGATCATGGCAATAGCAGACAAATACAGGCTGGCTGTTATTGAAGATAATGCCCAGGCCATTGGCAGTGACTTTTATTTTAGTGATGGCCATAAACAAAAAACCGGTACGATCGGCACCATTGGCTGCACCTCATTTTTCCCGTCTAAAAACCTGGGTTGTTATGGTGATGGCGGTGCAATTTGTACGAATGATGACGCCCTGGCTGACAAGATCAGGAAGATTGCCAACCATGGCCAGAGCGTTCGGTACTACCATGATATTGTAGGCTGCAACAGCCGCCTCGATAGCATCCAGGCTGCGGTCCTGAATATAAAATTGCCCAGGCTTGACCAATATATAGATGCACGAAGGAAAGCTGCTGATTTTTATGACCAGGCTTTTGCCGGCCAGCCAAAGATCACGGTTCCATTCAGGGCACCAAACAACAAACATGTTTTTCACCAGTACACGCTGCAACTGGAGGGCGTTGACCGCGATGCGCTGAATGCTTTCCTGGCTGAACAACAGGTGCCTTCCATGATTTATTATCCTGTGCCTGCGCACCGCCAGAAAATGTTTGCGGCTTCGGGTGCAGCGGACTATATTTTGCCCGTTACTGACTGGTTGACAAAGCGGGTGATTTCATTGCCTATGCATACTGAGCTAAGCCAGGAACAATTGACGTATATCTGTTCCAAAGTGCTTGAATTTATCAAATAA
- a CDS encoding 3-deoxy-D-manno-octulosonic acid transferase, which yields MSLLLYNLFLFIYQIALQLAAFFNPKARLWVSGRKNWAESLKSAMGDKKTPLVWMHCASLGEFEQGRPLLEFIRSHYPNYRILVSFFSPSGYEIRKNYAGADIVCYLPLDGAKTAKKFIDLVQPDLVLWVRYEFWYHYLSQLRARNIPVLLISGLFRGTEPFFRWYGKLHRYMIRCFTMAFVQNSDSADQLAKIGYTTVIVSGDTRYDRVSAIAAQFEPLPAIEKFVTGHLVLVAGSTWPEDEEELDHFANTHPDIRFIIAPHEIGEAHLKEIENLFKSNIRYSKWVNTEPANHDLANPPNVLIIDNIGMLSRLYHYATIAYIGGGFGEDGLHNILEAAVYGVPVVHGPVYGKFPEAIALIEEGGSFAVDNALMLEEECTGLFKKGETYQKAAAAAAAFVQKRKGATATITRYIQANRLLTI from the coding sequence GTGAGTCTATTACTATATAATCTCTTTCTTTTCATCTATCAAATAGCCCTGCAACTGGCCGCTTTTTTTAATCCCAAAGCCCGTTTATGGGTTAGTGGCAGGAAGAACTGGGCGGAATCGCTCAAATCCGCCATGGGTGACAAGAAAACCCCGCTGGTATGGATGCATTGTGCTTCCCTGGGTGAGTTTGAACAGGGGCGCCCTTTACTGGAATTCATCCGCAGTCATTACCCCAATTACCGGATCCTGGTCAGTTTTTTTTCACCTTCCGGGTATGAGATCAGGAAAAACTATGCCGGTGCCGATATAGTCTGCTATTTACCCCTCGATGGAGCTAAGACGGCTAAAAAGTTTATAGACCTGGTACAACCCGACCTGGTTTTATGGGTCCGTTACGAGTTTTGGTACCATTACTTAAGCCAGCTGAGAGCCAGGAACATCCCCGTGTTGCTGATTTCCGGTTTATTCAGGGGTACTGAACCCTTCTTTCGCTGGTATGGCAAATTACACCGGTATATGATCCGTTGCTTTACTATGGCATTTGTACAAAACAGCGATTCAGCTGATCAACTGGCAAAAATTGGCTATACTACGGTTATCGTCAGTGGCGACACCCGCTACGACAGGGTCTCCGCTATCGCAGCACAGTTTGAACCGCTACCAGCCATCGAAAAATTCGTCACCGGGCACCTGGTACTTGTGGCCGGAAGCACCTGGCCGGAAGATGAAGAAGAACTAGATCATTTTGCCAACACCCATCCGGATATCCGGTTTATTATTGCACCCCACGAAATTGGCGAAGCACACCTGAAGGAAATTGAAAATCTTTTTAAATCCAATATCCGCTATTCAAAATGGGTGAATACAGAACCGGCCAACCATGACCTGGCAAATCCGCCAAACGTGCTGATCATCGATAATATCGGCATGTTATCCAGGCTGTACCATTATGCCACGATCGCCTACATTGGTGGTGGTTTTGGGGAGGACGGCCTGCATAATATCCTGGAAGCTGCGGTATATGGGGTTCCTGTGGTTCACGGTCCTGTGTATGGGAAATTCCCGGAGGCGATAGCACTCATTGAGGAAGGCGGTTCCTTTGCGGTGGATAATGCCCTGATGCTGGAAGAAGAATGCACCGGGTTATTTAAGAAGGGGGAAACCTATCAAAAGGCTGCCGCAGCAGCTGCGGCTTTTGTACAAAAGAGAAAAGGGGCTACTGCAACCATCACCCGTTATATTCAGGCGAATCGTCTTCTGACGATTTGA
- a CDS encoding thymidine kinase, whose amino-acid sequence MFIEPNLSGGRRGWIEVICGSMFSGKTEELIRRLKRAKIANLKVEIFKPSVDTRYDDQNIVSHDEKAILSTPVDNSQTILLMASDVDVVGIDEAQFFDDQLPAVCEELAKQGIRVIVAGLDMDYLGKPFGQMPFLLAKADYITKLHAICVKCGNIASYSFRKALLEGQVLLGETDAYEPRCRTCYHEKEQSLI is encoded by the coding sequence ATGTTTATAGAACCAAATCTTAGTGGCGGCCGTAGGGGTTGGATAGAGGTTATTTGCGGTTCGATGTTTTCAGGTAAAACCGAGGAATTGATCCGGCGCCTGAAAAGGGCAAAAATCGCTAACCTAAAAGTGGAAATATTTAAGCCTTCAGTAGATACACGCTACGACGACCAAAATATTGTGTCCCACGACGAAAAAGCCATTTTATCTACGCCGGTGGACAATTCACAGACCATTTTGCTGATGGCCAGTGACGTTGACGTGGTTGGCATTGATGAAGCCCAGTTTTTTGATGACCAGCTGCCTGCAGTTTGTGAAGAACTCGCCAAACAGGGCATCAGGGTCATTGTAGCCGGACTGGATATGGACTACCTCGGCAAACCGTTTGGACAAATGCCCTTTTTGCTGGCCAAGGCAGATTATATCACCAAGTTGCATGCCATTTGCGTAAAATGTGGAAATATTGCCAGTTATAGTTTTCGTAAAGCTTTGCTGGAAGGCCAGGTCTTACTGGGTGAAACAGATGCTTATGAACCCAGGTGCAGGACCTGCTATCATGAAAAAGAACAGTCATTAATTTAA
- a CDS encoding heme exporter protein CcmB produces the protein MKYILALFKKDLLLEFRQQYTFYGIVLYVASTIFVLYLAMGQPEDQVWNGLFWMIQLFVCVNAVAKSFLQESRGRLLYFYSIAGARDFILSKLLFNALLMALLSVVSWLLFSVLLGNPVQNGWRFMGVAVFGGLGLSLVFTFLSAIAARAQQNAALMAILGFPLIIPQLLLMMKLANTAFSSVIQESLAQIVLLLAGLDLMVVALAVILFPFLWKD, from the coding sequence TTGAAATACATCCTCGCTTTATTTAAAAAAGACCTTCTGCTGGAATTCCGCCAGCAGTATACGTTTTATGGAATAGTATTATATGTGGCCAGTACTATTTTCGTCTTATACCTGGCCATGGGGCAACCGGAAGACCAGGTTTGGAACGGCCTTTTCTGGATGATCCAGTTATTTGTTTGTGTGAATGCCGTAGCAAAATCTTTCCTGCAGGAAAGCCGGGGCAGGTTATTATATTTTTATTCGATTGCCGGGGCGCGGGACTTTATCCTGTCCAAATTACTCTTTAATGCACTTTTGATGGCCCTGCTGAGCGTGGTCAGCTGGCTCCTCTTCAGTGTCTTATTAGGAAATCCGGTACAGAATGGCTGGCGATTTATGGGAGTTGCTGTATTTGGAGGACTGGGCCTCAGCCTCGTTTTTACCTTTTTATCGGCCATTGCTGCCAGGGCCCAGCAAAATGCCGCCCTAATGGCCATCCTGGGTTTCCCGCTGATCATTCCACAGTTATTACTGATGATGAAACTCGCCAATACAGCATTCAGTTCTGTAATCCAGGAGAGCCTGGCACAAATTGTACTATTATTGGCAGGCCTCGACCTGATGGTTGTAGCACTCGCCGTCATTTTATTCCCCTTCCTCTGGAAAGACTGA
- the ccsA gene encoding cytochrome c biogenesis protein CcsA: MRLTWWKILCIVLLLIVSTAGFLGGVPAKPILNETIRNLYFHVAMWFGMMIFFSVSVVNSVKYLRTGNMKYDGYSVEYANTGILFGLLGLVTGMIWAKYTWGKAWSNDPKQIGAAIAILIYFAYLVLRNSMIDMDKRARISAVYNIFAFAMLFPTIWIIPRLVESLHPGGMGNPALNYNDIDARMRMLFYPAAVPGWTLLGVWITTLRIRLKILEEQKMNNA, encoded by the coding sequence ATGCGACTTACCTGGTGGAAAATACTTTGTATCGTTTTGTTATTGATTGTATCCACCGCGGGTTTCCTCGGGGGTGTTCCGGCAAAACCCATTTTAAATGAGACCATCCGAAACCTGTATTTCCATGTGGCAATGTGGTTTGGCATGATGATCTTTTTTTCTGTTTCCGTAGTTAATTCCGTCAAATACCTGCGAACCGGGAATATGAAGTATGATGGTTATTCTGTCGAATATGCCAATACCGGGATTCTCTTCGGCCTGCTTGGACTGGTTACCGGGATGATTTGGGCAAAATACACCTGGGGTAAAGCCTGGAGTAATGATCCCAAGCAAATTGGGGCAGCCATAGCGATACTGATTTATTTCGCTTACCTGGTACTGCGCAATTCCATGATTGACATGGATAAAAGGGCTCGTATCAGTGCTGTCTACAACATATTTGCTTTTGCGATGTTATTTCCGACCATCTGGATCATTCCCCGACTGGTGGAAAGCCTGCATCCGGGTGGTATGGGTAACCCGGCCCTGAATTATAATGATATTGATGCGAGGATGCGAATGCTTTTTTATCCTGCTGCTGTTCCCGGTTGGACCCTATTGGGTGTTTGGATAACCACCCTCAGGATACGGCTCAAAATTCTTGAAGAACAAAAAATGAATAATGCGTAA
- a CDS encoding CcmD family protein, with product MRKTIAASGLVCLFLLVSVSVWAQETMPDEPVQMADGMHSSGKIYVVVAVVITILAGLFAYLINLDKKISRLEKK from the coding sequence ATGCGTAAAACTATTGCTGCATCAGGCCTGGTGTGCCTATTCCTATTAGTAAGTGTATCTGTTTGGGCGCAGGAAACAATGCCCGATGAACCAGTTCAAATGGCGGATGGAATGCACTCCAGCGGGAAGATCTATGTGGTCGTTGCAGTAGTTATCACCATACTTGCCGGCCTTTTCGCCTATCTCATTAACCTCGATAAAAAAATCAGCAGGTTAGAGAAAAAATAA
- a CDS encoding Glu/Leu/Phe/Val family dehydrogenase, whose translation MSGHQEYSFFGAVEQSFDKAAKFTNWDPGILEQIKQCNSVYRMHFPVKIGDKIEVIKAYRVQHSHHKTPCKGGIRFSTSVNLDEVMALAALMTYKCAIVNVPFGGAKGGISIDPKKYTPYELEKITRRYTHELIKKNFIGPGTDVPAPDYGTGEREMAWILDTYMSMKPGEIDALGCVTGKPVTQGGVRGRREATGLGVFYGIREVCNMPEVMQKLGLTLGVTNKTVVVQGLGNVGYHAAKYFREGGSKVIAIAEFEGAIMNAAGLNEEEVFQHRKKTGSILNFPGATNLASSNDALELECDILIPAALENVVNGDNAPNVKAKIIGEAANGPLTPEADEILAAKGVVVVPDMYLNAGGVTVSYFEWLKNLSHVRYGRLEKRFTENQNKDIINQIEGLTGKKVDDVAKEKIEHGADEVDLVYSGLEETMINATREIMDCWLKNPSIPDMRTAAYVVAINKVATSYAELGIFP comes from the coding sequence ATGTCTGGACATCAAGAGTACAGCTTCTTTGGAGCAGTAGAACAGAGCTTTGACAAGGCAGCTAAGTTTACGAATTGGGATCCGGGAATCCTTGAACAAATTAAACAGTGTAATTCTGTTTACCGGATGCACTTCCCGGTCAAGATCGGCGATAAAATTGAGGTGATAAAGGCTTACCGTGTACAACACTCCCACCACAAAACACCCTGTAAAGGAGGTATCCGTTTCTCTACATCGGTGAACCTCGATGAGGTAATGGCCCTGGCCGCACTGATGACTTATAAATGCGCTATTGTGAATGTTCCCTTCGGCGGCGCAAAAGGTGGAATTTCTATCGATCCCAAAAAATACACACCGTACGAGCTGGAGAAAATTACCCGCCGTTACACACATGAGTTGATTAAGAAGAATTTTATCGGACCAGGCACAGACGTTCCTGCCCCTGATTATGGAACCGGCGAACGCGAGATGGCCTGGATCCTGGATACTTACATGAGTATGAAGCCCGGTGAAATCGATGCACTGGGCTGCGTAACCGGCAAGCCAGTTACCCAAGGTGGCGTCAGGGGCCGCAGGGAGGCAACCGGACTAGGTGTATTTTATGGTATCCGTGAGGTGTGTAATATGCCTGAAGTGATGCAGAAATTAGGCCTTACACTGGGCGTCACCAACAAAACAGTTGTTGTCCAGGGATTGGGAAATGTGGGTTACCACGCGGCAAAATATTTCCGGGAAGGCGGTTCAAAAGTGATCGCTATTGCAGAATTTGAAGGTGCCATTATGAATGCAGCCGGTTTAAACGAAGAAGAAGTATTCCAGCATCGCAAGAAAACCGGGTCCATCCTGAATTTTCCGGGTGCAACCAACCTGGCTTCCTCTAATGATGCCCTGGAACTGGAATGTGATATCCTGATACCTGCGGCATTGGAAAACGTAGTAAATGGAGATAATGCACCAAATGTAAAAGCAAAGATTATTGGCGAAGCGGCAAATGGTCCATTGACACCGGAAGCAGATGAGATTTTGGCTGCCAAGGGTGTTGTTGTCGTGCCTGATATGTACCTGAATGCAGGTGGTGTAACGGTATCTTATTTCGAATGGTTAAAAAACCTTAGCCATGTTCGTTATGGCCGCCTGGAAAAACGCTTCACAGAAAACCAGAATAAAGACATTATCAACCAGATCGAAGGACTGACCGGTAAAAAAGTGGATGATGTGGCAAAAGAAAAAATTGAACACGGTGCTGATGAGGTTGACCTGGTCTATTCCGGCCTGGAGGAAACCATGATCAATGCAACACGTGAAATCATGGACTGCTGGTTGAAAAATCCGTCCATTCCGGATATGCGCACAGCGGCTTATGTTGTGGCGATCAATAAAGTAGCGACCAGCTATGCAGAATTAGGGATATTCCCATAA